A region from the Lycium barbarum isolate Lr01 chromosome 8, ASM1917538v2, whole genome shotgun sequence genome encodes:
- the LOC132606744 gene encoding non-specific lipid-transfer protein 2-like, giving the protein MKMVGKITCFVVLCMVLIAPHAEAVTCGQIQVGVVNCLPYLQNRGPLGGCCGAIKYLLTLCKTTQERRKSCGCVKTAANTIKGIDFGKAAGLSGVCGAKIPFEISPTVDCSKVQ; this is encoded by the exons ATGAAAATGGTTGGCAAAATTACATGTTTCGTGGTTTTGTGCATGGTGCTGATTGCACCTCATGCAGAGGCAGTGACCTGTGGCCAGATTCAGGTCGGCGTGGTTAATTGCCTGCCTTATCTGCAGAATCGTGGCCCTCTCGGTGGCTGTTGTGGCGCCATTAAATATTTGCTGACGCTTTGCAAGACAACACAGGAGCGTAGAAAATCATGCGGATGCGTGAAAACAGCTGCTAATACTATAAAGGGCATCGATTTTGGCAAAGCCGCTGGTCTCTCTGGTGTTTGTGGTGCTAAGATTCCTTTCGAAATCAGCCCCACCGTTGACTGCTCCAA GGTCCAGTGA
- the LOC132608135 gene encoding uncharacterized protein LOC132608135, producing the protein MVYAFNDGVLRRPLWQDLRRIQGQVLSPWAITGDFNCVLEREEILGSPVTISDIREFKQCVLDCDLNDLRSSGAFYTWCNKQCEQRRVYSSIDKVLVNHEWVDDLPVSEVHFINPGLYDHSPGIIRWEGGSKGQYRFRYFNMWKLDPEFMNIVQNGWNTNKKGTKMFELVGKLNKMKGILKRLNKAKFSEVEVKAEQYKAKQEDAQTRLQLIEEEKMLKQGCLKWNKAKETFLRQKIKVNWLTMRDQNTKFFHAIQSQRDVP; encoded by the coding sequence ATGGTTTATGCTTTCAATGATGGGGTACTACGGAGACCATTATGGCAGGACCTGAGGAGAATTCAGGGGCAAGTGCTTAGCCCATGGGCAATTACGGGTGATTTCAATTGTGTATTGGAAAGGGAGGAGATATTGGGGAGTCCAGTAACCATCTCGGATATTAGGGAGTTTAAGCAGTGTGTCTTAGATTGTGATTTGAATGACCTAAGATCATCAGGAGCCTTTTACACTTGGTGTAATAAACAGTGTGAACAGAGAAGGGTCTATAGTAGCATTGATAAAGTACTGGTGAATCATGAATGGGTAGATGATCTGCCTGTATCAGAAGTGCATTTTATAAACCCCGGATTATATGACCACTCACCTGGCATCATAAGGTGGGAAGGAGGTTCTAAAGGGCAGTATAGGTTCAGGTATTTCAACATGTGGAAACTGGACcctgaattcatgaatattgtgcAGAATGGGTGGAACACAAACAAGAAGGGCACTAAGATGTTTGAGCTTGTAGGTAAGCTTAACAAGATGAAAGGAATATTGAAAAGGCTGAACAAAGCAAAATTTAGTGAAGTTGAGGTCAAAGCTGAACAATATAAGGCCAAACAGGAAGATGCCCAGACTAGGCTACAGCTGATTGAGGAGGAAAAGATGCTAAAACAAGGATGCCTGAAGTGGAACAAAGCCAAGGAGACGTTCCTAAGACAAAAAATCAAGGTGAATTGGCTTACTATGAGAGATCAGAATACTAAATTTTTCCATGCTATACAAAGCCAAAGAGATGTTCCTTAG